One stretch of Diorhabda carinulata isolate Delta chromosome 5, icDioCari1.1, whole genome shotgun sequence DNA includes these proteins:
- the LOC130893687 gene encoding L-threonine dehydratase catabolic TdcB isoform X3: MSGLTEMDIFLKKDFLQQTGSFKERGARYALLQLTNEQKRKGVIAASLGNHAQALSYHGYQLGVPVTVVMPITAPIMKVQKCKEYNANVIMEGRNMAEAKRRAMQLAKETGWIFINGYDNPQAIAGQGTIGLEIMEQVEDIDAVVVPTGGGGLLAGVAVAVKTLNPSIKIIGVESERCASYTKAIENSEPMHTDIESTLADGLAVPQVGYNAWNTSKHLVDKMIVVKEEWIALSILRFVENEKCVVEGAGACGLAAILAGFLNEFKGKRVVLILSGGNIDTTLLGRCLDRGLAADGRLVKFKVTVSDRPGGISELCKIICSVGVSIKDIIHERAWVTSDVFSVEVKVVCETRDYTHTTELRDLLFSKYKKVQFDRIQKTDCVTSSTEI; this comes from the exons ATGTCTGGGTTAACAGAAATGGATATATTTCTGAAAAAGGattttttacaacaaactgGAAG tttCAAAGAACGAGGTGCCAGATACGCCCTACTCCAATTAACCAACGAACAAAAGAGAAAAGGCGTCATCGCAGCTTCGCTGGGTAACCACGCGCAGGCTCTAAGTTACCATGGTTATCAGTTAGGAGTACCAGTGACTGTAGTAATGCCGATAACAGCTCCGATAATGAAAGTACAAAAATGCAAAGAATACAACGCTAACGTCATCATGGAAGGTAGGAACATGGCAGAAGCGAAAAGGAGAGCTATGCAATTAGCCAAAGAAACCGGATGGATATTTATTAATGG gtaCGATAATCCTCAGGCTATAGCTGGTCAAGGTACCATAGGATTGGAAATCATGGAACAAGTAGAAGATATAGACGCGGTTGTGGTACCAACAGGTGGTGGCGGGCTTTTGGCGGGAGTAGCTGTAGCAGTAAAAACTCTCAATCCcagtattaaaattatt GGTGTAGAATCGGAAAGATGCGCCAGTTACACTAAAGCGATCGAAAATTCGGAGCCCATGCATACGGATATAGAATCTACTTTGGCCGATGGACTTGCAGTACCTCAAGTCGGATACAATGCTTGGAATACTTCAAAACATTTGGTAGATAAAATG ATAGTTGTAAAAGAAGAATGGATAGCGTTGTCAATATTGAGATTTgtcgaaaatgaaaaatgtgtagTTGAAGGAGCAGGTGCTTGTGGTTTAGCGGCAATTTTAGCtggatttttaaatgaattcaAAGGAAAAAG GGTTGTTTTGATCCTGAGTGGTGGAAATATTGATACAACACTGTTGGGGAGGTGCTTAGACCGAGGTTTAGCGGCAGACGGGCGATTAGTAAAATTTAAAGTGACAGTTAGCGATAGACCTGGTGGTATATCCGAATTAtgcaaaataatttgttctgtAGGTGTTTCTATCAAAGATATTATTCACGAAAGGGCATGGGTCACATCAGACGTTTTTAGCGTGGAG gtAAAAGTAGTATGCGAAACTAGGGATTATACTCATACTACAGAATTACgtgatttattattttcaaaatataagaaagtACAATTTGATCGGATACAGAAAACTGATTGTGTGACATCGTCGACTGAAATTTAA
- the LOC130893640 gene encoding protein farnesyltransferase subunit beta — MELNLRPISTIRKQTLNFENCPTKTSDEQIDVEKLVLRKYEDLHTKLKVNKNLPELLKEKHRNFLYDSITYLSSSYEVLDASRPWLCYWILHPLSLIGIQLDNRRKRAVARFLAKCQSPKGGFGGGPGQIPHLATTYAAVNALVILGTEEALNVIDRKKLQDFLWSVRQPDGSFEMHENGEIDIRGAYCALSIASLTGIMTPELFRNTAEWIVSCQTYEGGFSGCPGMEAHGGYAFCGLAALVILNKGHLVDEKALLRWLVQKQMKLEGGFQGRTNKLVDGCYSFWQGGAFPLIYSLLHAAGNTPKKHLFDNGSLQEYLLVCCQNPNGGLLDKPGRNRDLYHTCYTISGLSLSQRFVDTTSILGSKHNEVMSTHPLYNIRPDFVRKALVYYNGLGLPTEDQSAT, encoded by the exons ATGGAGTTAAATTTGCGTCCTATATCTACAATAAGAAAACAAACGCTCAATTTTGAAAACTGCCCAACGAAAACTTCAGATGAGCAG ATCGATgttgaaaaattagttttacgAAAATACGAGGACTTACATACAAAATTAaaggttaataaaaatttacccGAACTTCTTAAAGAAAAACACaggaattttttatatgatagtATAACTTATCTTTCGTCGTCTTACGAG GTTTTAGATGCTAGTAGACCGTGGTTGTGCTATTGGATTTTACATCCTTTATCTCTAATAGGAATACAATTGgataatagaagaaaaagagCAGTTGCAAGGTTTTTAGCAAA ATGTCAAAGTCCGAAAGGAGGATTCGGTGGTGGACCTGGTCAAATACCCCATTTAGCAACAACATATGCAGCAGTTAACGCGTTAGTCATTTTAGGAACTGAAGAAGCTTTAAATGTGATTGATCG TAAAAAATTACAAGACTTTTTATGGAGTGTGAGGCAACCGGATGGATCTTTTGAAATGCACGAGAATGGAGAAATTGATATCCGTGGAGCTTATTGTGCCCTTTCAATCGCCAGTCTCACAGGTATAATGACACCAGAACTATTCAGGAATACCGCTGAATGGATAGTTAG tTGTCAAACTTATGAAGGTGGTTTCTCTGGATGTCCCGGTATGGAAGCTCATGGAGGTTACGCATTTTGTGGATTAGCTGCATTAGTTATATTGAATAAAGGCCATTTAGTTGATGAAAAAGCTTTATTG AGGTGGCTggtacaaaaacaaatgaaactaGAAGGTGGATTTCAAGGTAGAACAAATAAATTAGTCGATGGTTGTTATTCCTTTTGGCAAGGAGGAGCTTTCCCTTTAATTTACTCTCTTCTTCACGCTG CTGGAAATACACCGAAGAAACACTTGTTTGATAATGGTTCTTTGCAAGAATACCTCCTTGTGTGTTGTCAGAACCCGAATGGAGGACTTTTAGATAAACCCGGAAGGAATAGGGATCTATATCATACTTGTTATACCATAAGTGGCCTTTCACTATCCCAACGTTTCGTAGATACTACCAGTATATTAGGATCCAAACATAACGAAGTG ATGTCAACCCATCCCCTGTATAATATCAGACCCGATTTTGTTAGAAAAGCTCTGGTTTATTATAACGGTCTAGGTTTACCAACGGAAGATCAATCGGCAACCTGA